From the genome of Vitis riparia cultivar Riparia Gloire de Montpellier isolate 1030 chromosome 11, EGFV_Vit.rip_1.0, whole genome shotgun sequence:
ttgcCTCCTAAGGTTTCCCATCATTAGGATGCCATCCTAGTTTCCATCTAAAGCTTATATCTCTGCTGCTTTCGGTTCTCATCATTGAGACTCATCCTATGTTCATTCTGAGTTCACCCTAGTTTTTATCTAAGCTTATTCATTTATTCCTCTGCTTTCTCATCACAAGgacgtcatcctaggttctatgtatgttcaattttagttcctttggtttccgATAGTTGGGAttccatcctaggttctacctaGGATTAGTTGgttgtttctttggtttctcattgtAATGACACCATCCTAATTTCTAACTATGTACACTCTTAGTCATTGTAGGTTCTATCTATAGTTATTCGTTTATTCTTTTGGTTTCTCAAGATTGGGACGTAATCAGAGGTTCACTCTATGCACATTATAAGTTCCTTTTGTTCTATCTAAGCCATCCAAGGTTCGATCTAAGCTTATTCGtttcttccttttgtttctcatctttAGGACACCATCTTatgttcattcttagttccattggtttcccatcattgggatgccatcctagaTTCTAGTTTCTTTCTAaagcttatttatttgttcctttttttttcatcactagcacgccatcctaggttctatctatgttgAATTTTCgttcatttggtttccaatcattgGAATGTCATCCTATGTTCTACCTAGGATTAGTCGATTGTTTCTTTCGGTTCTCATCATTGTGACGCCATCGTAATTTGTATCTATGTTAGTTCTTAGTTCTTTTGGTTTCCAAAcattgggatgccatcctacGTTCTGTATAGGTTCATTGCTAGTTCCTTTGATTTCCAATCATTGGAAGTCATCCTAAGCTCTATCTATGGTTCTATGGTTGTTCATTTGTTCCATCGGTTTCCAATAATTGGGACcccatcctaggttttatccacacttattcatttattccttTTGTTTCTAATCATTTCACGCCATCCTAGGCTTTATCTATGTTCATTCCTAAGGTTTCCCATCATTACGATGCCATCCTACATTCCATCTGAAGcttatttctttgttctttttttgttcGCATCATTGAGACTCCATCCTATGTTCATTCTTAATTCATTTAAAGCATATTCGTTTGTTCctttgattgctcatcattaGAGTGCCATTCTTGGTTCtatctattttcattcttagttcctttagttTCCCATGTTGGAGATGTCATCCTAGTTTTTATCAAAActtatttgtttgttccttACTTTCCCATCACTAGGACATCATCATCACTGTTGCCGTCACCATTACCGTGACTCTTACTGTTACCGTCATTGTTACATTTATCGTAACCGCAATTGTCACCATTATCGTCAATGTTACTATCATCGTTATTGTGACCCTCACCGTTATCGTAACAGTTACTGTCACTGTTATCATCATCGTTATTGTTACCATTACCGCTACCATTACAGTTACTATTATCGTAACCATTACTATCACTGTTACTGTCAGTGTCACCGTTACTGTCACCACTATcgttaccattaccattaccaTTGGAGTCaccgtcaccgttaccattaTTGTGACCGTCATCATCACCAGTATCGTGACCGTTGTGATCACCGTTATTGTCACTATTATTGTCACTGTTACCATTACCCttaccatcaccattaccaTCACTGTTACAACCACTATCACCGTTACCATTATCGTTAatgtttttgttattgttaCCGTCACCATTATCGTTACTGTTACTGTAACCGTCACTGTTACCTAGATCATCATCGTTACCATCATCGTGACCGTCATCATTACAGTCACCATTTCCGCTACCGTTACTATCACCATTACCATTATTGTCAACGTTACCTTACTGTTACAATTATTGTTACCGTTAACATTACCATCACCATAACCATTATAGTGACTGTTACCGTTATCGTCACTGTAACCCTTACCATCACCATTCCAGTTACCATCATCGTTACTGTCACCATCACTTTCATCGTGACCATGACTGTCACTGTTACCGTTACCATCATCGTGACCATTACCATCACCGTCACTATCCTCGTTACCGTCCTCGTTACTGTTACCGTCACCATCACTATCACCATTACCATTACtgttaccgtcaccgttaccatcATCGTGACCATTACCATTACCGTTACTCTTTTTGTTATTGTTACCGTCATCGTTACCGGTACTGTTATCGTTAACGTAATCGGTACCGTGATCGTGATCATCAATGTTATTGTCACCATGACCATGACCGTTACCACCACTGTGACCGTCTCCGTTACTATCACTGTCACCGTTATTATTACCGTTACTGTCTCCATCATCGTTACTGTTACCGTCACCGTCACTACGACATTGACCGTTACAGTTACTGTCATTATTACCGTCACTGTCATCGTTAACGTCACCGTTACTATTACCGTCACCGATACCGTTAGCATCATCGTTACCATTACTATTACTGTCACTGTCATCATTACCATTATCGTTACCATCACCATAATCGTTACCATGATTGTTACCGCCACCGTTACTGTCACCGTAACCGTTATTTTAATCATTACCGTAACTGTTACCGTAATTGTTACCTTCACCATTATTGTAACTATTACCGTCACCATTACGGTCACCATTATCGTCACTATTACCATTACTCTCATTGTCACTGTCAACGTTACCATAATAGTTATTGAaaccgttaccattaccgttactGTCACTGTTACCGTGACCATTGCTGTGACTATTACCGTTATTATAATACCTAGCTCTAATGAATTAAATTGGCAATAACGATTatcttattacttaattttaaacGTGCTTAATTAGTGTTAATCCtgattaattatgaattaaagtttGATTAAGGTTAATTGAGATTAGTTAATGAATTAACCATGCTTATTAGGTTTTTAGGCGCagattatagttttgaaaacctaaaagactaatgggcaattatgggttttatttttgataacttgaaggactaaagtgcaaaattgggaaGTTGGAGTTAGTGGAAACCAAGTGGCATGCCATCTCCTACTTGGGTGGATTGCCTCCTACTTGGCTGCATGGAGAGCCCTATATAAGGGTCTACAGCTCGTTTTGCACCATTTTAGTTGCagcaacttgggttagagagagaatctagagagagaaagtgtagatttgaggtaagcaagttgtttaatttagtaattttggtttattttggttcctaatggtatgttgaaacaaattaacggtgaaatttgtgtaaaagttaAGTGTCATtagctataaacatgttttagttaaaaatcacaattaattaaggattaaagtattttagcttaaatattttattaatggtaagattaGCATAAATCTTTGTATAATGttgtttaattgaaaaatagattagtaaacatgtgattaatcaggttatttggacacttgggatttgttaatgggttaggctttgagaaaaaaaatcaaaacaattagtgtttggtaattaattagggaatattaatatgaattgtaaatattgtttaattcaattcaaatttgatttgaaaacctgTAGGCATGTGGATTAGAGAATATTAGAATTCAAAATTAGCAACTGTAAATTGTATACATTTTCATCGTTAGGAAGTCTAAATTATgtgtttcatttcagttccttgTAATAGGTAAAGATTGCCTACATAGAAGAATCATAGAGGGAAAGTccgtgtaaggtagggaattttatgctatcCCATAGTGtatctaatttcttttcttgaaacatttattggaaatttcatATCATTTCTATGCttttgtaaaatgttttaatgtgtcattgcatctcggtttattgtgttgaaatgttacattgagattg
Proteins encoded in this window:
- the LOC117924721 gene encoding N66 matrix protein-like — protein: MVTMKVMVTVTMMVTGMVMVRVTVTITVTVTIMVMVMVINGSGNGDCNDDGHDDGNDDDLGNSDGYSNSNDNGDGNNNKNINDNGNGDSGCNSDGNGDGKGNGNSDNNSDNNGDHNGHDTGDDDGHNNGNGDGDSNGNGNGNDSGDSNGDTDSNSDSNGYDNSNCNGSGNGNNNDDDNSDSNCYDNGEGHNNDDSNIDDNGDNCGYDKCNNDGNSKSHGNGDGNSDDDVLVMGK
- the LOC117924722 gene encoding putative uncharacterized membrane protein YMR173W-A, giving the protein MTVTVTVTIIVTITITVTILVTVLVTVTVTITITITITVTVTVTIIVTITITVTLFVIVTVIVTGTVIVNVIGTVIVIINVIVTMTMTVTTTVTVSVTITVTVIITVTVSIIVTVTVTVTTTLTVTVTVIITVTVIVNVTVTITVTDTVSIIVTITITVTVIITIIVTITIIVTMIVTATVTVTVTVILIITVTVTVIVTFTIIVTITVTITVTIIVTITITLIVTVNVTIIVIETVTITVTVTVTVTIAVTITVIIIPSSNELNWQ